One genomic segment of Xyrauchen texanus isolate HMW12.3.18 chromosome 5, RBS_HiC_50CHRs, whole genome shotgun sequence includes these proteins:
- the LOC127643855 gene encoding LOW QUALITY PROTEIN: von Willebrand factor A domain-containing protein 7-like (The sequence of the model RefSeq protein was modified relative to this genomic sequence to represent the inferred CDS: inserted 1 base in 1 codon) — translation MVSLVVVAIFFLWRILLQTPQAAAFIPLFSESITHRKITQMAILYKTAEVCRDIATAKGQVFTLAINNRLTASAVKRACSQSDASSSVLSALSFDSAIALIYLSNAAIDGQFILSAQHHIDNESFREGRDLITQGVAAVKANMRKXSYIYARISLGAVCHTLQDFYSHSNWVELANTAPFRNLIRPDLPLDNLAGPNTQTCRNCIGTNCGDNILPEILLQKKLTSGYFGYFSSQKPAGKCSHGGWFDRTSSSEPTGGINKDKISSNHGFLHNRAADMAINATMELLDDIRLATGNQDFLRLMGISQTSVLAFVIDTTGSMSDDIAEAKRVSFSIIDSRKGTPEEPSEYILVPFNDPGFGPLVRTENADIFKERINSLSASGGGDLPEMCLSGLLLALAGAPPSSEIFVFTDASAKDSELKSTIEAMIESTKSTVTFLLTNPSSFRKRRGVSDSQQFSSRAMFQSEIQLYRDLAYVSGGQAIEVMKTTLSQATAVITDTSTSARVTILQVVRNPSRAENFSFVLDESLSNVTVYVTGVSPVFTIYSPTGVSQSNSEADGLLGSIQSVGNLWRVKLNSDNQTGEWRISINSIGSYTLKVIGQSSVDFLFNFVERSERGDFTPKDNRPFTGRNATLFLSLTGGDSVTVTEVLFVEASGSGAVNGIIKSVGGTEFLVDFERIPEGAFVVQLKGLLSSLSRSLPSRFQRQSPTQQIGSRVTITVKSYSNIEPGIPFNLNFTLANNASGGNYTIRARTDRNFSVSVPNSLSLETGGTTQGTVKLITPSNTESGTDATLTIEAEAPGSTDSNYVTLRLTVMAKVTDFSRPVFQIVSIKADCAVECSRSSWEISANLTDGNGTGIASVYINRGNGSLNTSNVLFEDGTNGIVATYHASCCSKEVELVAVDRVGNVGTYFTSIKTLTARAEASGWYSVSSAICISLLGLFVSFKNV, via the exons ATGGTTTCACTTGTTGTAGTGGCAATATTTTTCCTTTGGAGGATCCTCTTGCAAACCCCCCAGGCAGCAGCATTTATACCACTATTTTCTGAATCCATCACCCACCGAAAAATCACTCAGATGGCCATCCTCTACAAAACTGCAGAAGTGTGTCGTGACATAGCCACTGCCAAGGGGCAAGTCTTCACACTAGCT ATCAACAATAGACTGACTGCATCTGCTGTCAAAAGAGCCTGCTCACAATCAGATGCTTCATCTTCTGTTCTCTCTGCACTCAGTTTTGATTCAGCTATTGCTCTGATTTATCTAAGCAATGCAGCCATTGATGGACAGTTCATACTGAGTGCACAACATCACATAGATAATGAGTCTTTCAGAGAGGGGCGGGACCTCATCACTCAGGGCGTGGCTGCAGTGAAAGCCAACATGCGGA GGAGCTACATCTATGCTCGTATCAGTCTGGGGGCTGTATGTCATACTTTACAG GATTTTTATAGCCACAGTAACTGGGTGGAACTGGCCAACACTGCGCCATTCAGAAATCTGATCAGACCTGACCTTCCCCTCGACAACCTAGCAG GCCCCAACACACAGACATGCAGAAACTGCATTGGGACAAACTGTGGTGACAACATTCTGCCAGAAATATTGCTGCAGAAGAAATTAACTTCAGGATATTTTGGCTATTTCTCCTCCCAAAAACCTGCAG GCAAGTGTAGCCATGGTGGCTGGTTTGACAGGACTAGTTCAAGTGAACCCACTGGAGGCATCAATAAGGATAAGATCAGCTCAAATCATGGCTTCCTTCACAATCGTGCTGCTGACATGGCCATCAACGCTACCATGGAACTACTGGACGACATCCGACTGGCCACAGGCAACCAAGACTTTCTTCG ATTGATGGGCATCAGTCAGACCTCAGTGCTGGCTTTTGTGATTGACACCACAGGCAGTATGTCTGATGACATTGCAGAGGCCAAGAGAGTGTCCTTCAGTATCATAGATAGCAGGAAAGGAACACCAGAAGAGCCTTCAGAGTACATTCTAGTCCCATTTAATGATCCAG GTTTTGGACCTCTGGTGAGGACTGAAAATGCAGATATTTTCAAAGAGAGAATAAATTCTCTTTCAGCATCTGGTGGAGGAGACCTTCCTGAGATGTGCTTATCAGGACTGCTG TTGGCATTGGCAGGAGCTCCTCCATCTTCTGAGATTTTTGTTTTCACTGATGCTTCAGCAAAGGACTCAGAATTAAAAAGCACAATTGAGGCCATGATAGAAAGCACCAAGTCAACA GTCACTTTCTTGCTGACGAACCCCTCCTCATTCCGTAAAAGAAGGGGTGTCTCAGATTCTCAACAGTTTTCATCAAGAGCAATGTTTCAGTCTGAAATACAGTTGTACAGAGATTTGGCCTATGTTTCTGGTGGACAAGCCATAGAGGTCATGAAGACCACACTGTCTCAGGCCACTGCAGTCATTACAGATACATCTACCTCAGCCCGA GTGACCATTCTTCAGGTAGTGAGAAATCCAAGCAGGGCTGaaaacttttcttttgtgttggaTGAGTCCCTGTCCAATGTGACTGTGTATGTGACTGGGGTCTCCCCAGTTTTTACCATCTACAGTCCCACAG GTGTGTCTCAGTCAAATTCAGAGGCAGATGGCCTGCTGGGTAGCATCCAGTCTGTGGGGAATTTGTGGAGAGTAAAACTCAACTCTGACAACCAAACAGGGGAATGGAGGATTAGCATTAACTCTATAGGCTCCTACACCCTTAAAGTCATTG GTCAGAGTTCTGTGGACTTTCTCTTTAACTTTGTGGAGCGATCTGAGCGAGGTGACTTTACACCGAAAGACAATCGCCCTTTCACTG GTAGGAATGCCactttgtttctctctctgaCCGGAGGAGACTCAGTAACAGTGACCGAAGTGCTTTTTGTCGAAGCTTCAGGATCTGGTGCTGTTAATGGAATCATCAAGTCAGTGGGTGGGACAGAGTTCCTAGTTGACTTTGAAAGAATCCCAGAGGGGGCATTTGTGGTCCAACTGAAGGGTCTGTTGAGTAGTTTATCTCGATCCTTGCCTAGCCGATTCCAGAGGCAGTCACCCACCCAGCAGATAGGATCTAGAGTTACCATCACG GTCAAATCATATAGCAATATAGAGCCTGGAATCCCTTTCAATCTCAACTTTACATTGGCCAATAATGCTTCTGGAGGAAATTACACTATCCGAGCCAGAACTGACCGCAATTTCAGCGTGTCTGTCCCAAACTCCCTGAGCCTGGAGACAGGGGGCACCACTCAGGGAACTGTAAAACTGATCACACCCTCAAACACAGAGTCAGGGACAGATGCCACACTCACAATTGAGGCTGAAGCTCCAGGGTCAACTGACTCCAATTATGTGACACTGCGGCTCACCGTCATGGCAAAG GTAACAGATTTCTCAAGACCTGTCTTTCAGATAGTCAGCATCAAAGCTGACTGTGCTGTGGAATGCAGCAGATCATCATGGGAAATTTCTGCCAACTTGACGGATGGTAACGGTACAGGCATCGCCAGTGTGTACATCAACCGTGGCAATGGTTCCCTCAACACAAGTAATGTGTTGTTTGAGGATGGCACAAATGGGATTGTAGCTACCTACCATGCTTCCTGTTGTTCTAAGGAGGTAGAACTGGTAGCTGTGGACAGGGTGGGAAATGTTGGTACATATTTCACTTCTATAAAAACCCTCACTGCAAGGGCTGAAGCCAGTGGGTGGTACTCTGTCTCTTCCGCAATCTGTATATCTCTCTTGGGTTTATttgtttcctttaaaaatgtatga